From Xiphophorus couchianus chromosome 23, X_couchianus-1.0, whole genome shotgun sequence, one genomic window encodes:
- the cplx1 gene encoding complexin-2 — translation MNFVMKQALGGATKDMGKMLGGEEEKDPDAQKKEEERQEALRQQEEERKAKYARMEAERENIRQGIRDKYGIKKKEEKEAEAAAAMEQASEGSLTRPKKAVPTGCGDEEEEESIVDTVMKFIPAPLMDMFNKK, via the exons GGGCCACTAAAGACATGGGCAAAATGCTTGGtggggaggaggagaaggaccCTGATGCTcagaagaaagaggaggagaggcaAGAAGCACTGAGGCAAcaagaagaggagaggaaggcGAAATATGCAAGAatggaggcagagagagaaaacatcCGACAGGGCATCAGGGACAAG TATGGCAtcaagaagaaggaggagaaggaagccGAGGCTGCCGCTGCCATGGAGCAGGCCTCAGAGGGCAGCCTTACCCGCCCTAAAAAGGCCGTCCCCACCGGCTGCGgcgatgaggaggaagaggagagcatCGTGGATACTGTCATGAAATTCATCCCAGCCCCTCTGATGGATATGTTCAATAAAAAGTAA